In Gloeocapsa sp. PCC 73106, the following are encoded in one genomic region:
- a CDS encoding DUF427 domain-containing protein has translation MLKPEQESVWDYPRPPRLEPSHKKVQVVCNEIIIADTQSSQRVLETSHPPVYYIPQSDIQMQYLAPSNRQSFCEWKGIAIYYSIIFENKSISNCGWSYPDPTPEFINITDYIAFYPSLMDACYVDGELVTPQPGNFYGGWITQDIIGPFKG, from the coding sequence ATGTTAAAACCAGAACAAGAATCTGTATGGGATTATCCCCGTCCACCTCGCTTAGAACCCTCTCACAAGAAAGTTCAAGTCGTCTGCAACGAAATTATTATAGCAGATACTCAAAGCAGTCAGCGAGTCTTGGAAACGAGTCACCCCCCAGTTTACTACATTCCTCAGTCAGATATCCAGATGCAGTATTTAGCGCCAAGTAACCGCCAATCTTTCTGCGAATGGAAGGGAATCGCTATATACTATAGCATTATCTTTGAGAATAAGAGTATATCCAACTGTGGTTGGTCTTATCCTGATCCTACCCCGGAATTTATAAATATAACAGACTACATCGCTTTTTACCCCAGTTTAATGGACGCTTGTTACGTAGATGGAGAGTTGGTAACCCCCCAACCGGGGAATTTTTATGGCGGTTGGATTACCCAAGATATTATAGGACCATTTAAAGGGTAG